One window of Quercus robur chromosome 5, dhQueRobu3.1, whole genome shotgun sequence genomic DNA carries:
- the LOC126728105 gene encoding uncharacterized protein LOC126728105 produces MGFSRSIGMTSSFAAKLWGLREGLLLCSNLNINAFEVELDAKAIVDALDNPSYVNNVISPLLDDCKLLISHIPQVCIHHCFQQANRCANSLARLSYCLDADFSTFDSPLVDLLDVFEDDLNGVFCNRICFDCIVAA; encoded by the coding sequence ATGGGTTTTAGTAGGAGTATTGGCATGACCAGCAGCTTTGCCGCTAAGCTATGGGGTTTAAGGGAGGGTCTTCTTTTATGCAGCAACCTTAACATTAATGCTTTTGAAGTTGAACTTGATGCCAAGGCTATTGTGGATGCTTTGGATAATCCTTCTTATGTGAATAATGTCATATCGCCTCTGTTGGATGATTGCAAACTTTTGATTTCGCACATTCCGCAGGTTTGTATTCATCATTGCTTCCAGCAGGCAAATAGGTGTGCGAATAGTCTTGCTAGATTAAGCTATTGTCTAGATGCTGATTTTTCTACCTTTGATAGTCCGCTTGTGGACCTTTTAGATGTTTTTGAGGATGACCTCAATGGGGTGTTTTGTAATAGAATCTGTTTTGATTGTATTGTTGCTGCTTAG